In Puntigrus tetrazona isolate hp1 chromosome 23, ASM1883169v1, whole genome shotgun sequence, the DNA window GTAGTTGGTTCTAGGAGGTTGAAGTTGCAATAAACCACTTACCAGCTGGTCCTACCCGTTTAGCGCTCAACCAGATATTAACAACCATGACCCAGAGGTGGATGAGAAAGTGATTTGTCTGTTCCTCTGTCAGTGCTCGGGTCTGCAGGTAGATGTTCCTCTAGCTGTGGTTGAGGAGATCCTCCTGAAGCTGCCCGCTCATCAGGTGGTGCGAGTCTGTCGTCTGGTGTGTCACGAGTGGAAGGAGCTGGTGGACAGTGCTGCACACTGGAGAAGCGCTGCCGGAGAGAGAGGATCCAGCCGTGTGATGCTTCCAGACTGCCAGACGACTGGCGCTTGTTTTACTTCTTAACTAGGAAACGACGTAACTTGCTCAAGAATCCCAGAGCGGAAGGTGATTCATATGAATGTCACAATAAGTTTTATATgtactggttttgttttgttttttattttaaagttgtacTAACTTTGTTCTGTGATTGTGTCATTATAAGTTTTTCTAACGTCTGTACAGTTTATATTATTTGTCATGTCAGTTTTAGTGCTAAAGGAAAATGATAAAGGTTGCCATTGCAAGTTGTTGGAATAAAATagcccttgtttttttttatatccagTTTATTGTATATCAAATACggatattttatcatatattattttagagtTACTAAATAATAACCCTGATTTACAGGATTAGCTTTGAACAAGTCTGCAGAAAGAGCTTTTATTTGCCAAgtgtgttacacacacacacacacacacaggaaatttGTCTTGGGTGTCAGGAGCTTCCAGTACAGAAAGTACAAACATAGTGCagacattatatttatttatttagaaggtAATGTCTTAATTAACGTGTGAACATTTGTTTCAGTTAACATCTCTTCTCTGTGTTTATTAGATAAACTTAAAGGTTGGAATATTATACAGAATGGAGGTGACCGGTGGGCAGCGGAGGACAATAGGAAACCATTTCCGGATGAGACCgtcacaaaatgttttgtaacatctTACGGGTACATTTGATATTTGACATCTTACAATATATGACTGTCAGTTAATCAGCAAGCCATTTCACACATAAATCACTGTTAAAAATTCGTCTTCAGGTTATGTTTGAAGCAACAGGTTATTGATTTGAAGAAAGAAGGCTACGTTGATGCATTCATGGATCAAATGCAACCTCCTATCAAAATCACAGACTGGTAAGCATTCactcaaacatgtttttaacctactttattttaagatgcgaaattttattcttttggtgcaaatgaaaatgtcacattCATCATAttcagaattaaatatttatgtcattgcAATAGTATTATCTCATTTAATCTTATTGCAAAACAATTCCAACATGTGCAAAAATCGCTTCTTTGGGCGTAATGTTTTGAAGTCAATGTGCTCCAAtgttgtttggactttcagaACATCTTAACAACAGTGTTCTTTACAAACCAGGTTCTAATATGAAAGCACATTAACGCGATGTCTTCTCTGCAGGCACGCACCTGCGCCCGATTGTGGGTGTCTTTATGAGATCAATGTACAGTTGcttgatcacaaaaaaaaacatatatgttcCATTGAGCCTGAGAAAGTTCGTTTTGAACAGTGGAATGATGAGCCGTGGTGTCAAGTGAGTGGCATAATACTGACAGTCATGTTTTTACCCTACAATCAGACTAACAGTCTAGGCTTCATCGTGTCTTTTATTtgttctgctttatttcagaTGACTCATATCTTTAGGGATTATGGACCCGGGGGTTGGTTTATTCGTTTCACTCATGGAGGGCAGGATACACAGTTTTGGGCAGGCTGGTATGGGATACGGGTCACTAACAGTAGTGTGGAGATCTGTCCGGCTGAAGAGAGATAGtgcttatacatatatataattctaatgaTGTAATAtgctttaaagtacatttttacaaagctgTATGGATTTGTTCTCAATAATTGCTATGTGGTAAACCGTTCAAATAAAGGATCTTATTAAATACAGGTATAGATATGCagttaacaaattattttacttaatgaAATTAATCAGTTTGCATAACTGCAGTAACTGATTACAAAATGAAGGTGATGGTATGTCCTTTAGTGCAGATTCACCACAGCTGCAGCAAGTAATTTGGAGGTTTATGGTTTTCTATTGATTTTACtgaacataattaaaatttaaatgtcttCGGGATGCGGTTGTTGCAGTTATTAAGTTATTGTATAGTTCTAAATGAATGTGAGAAATGTATACAATGGAAAGAAAGTGAATGGATACGAGAATGTTACaatgttttgcaaatgtttttaacaataaaaacataataaaatatatcacatttaCAGAAATTCATGTGgcctgttttgtttattttgtgtgataACATTGTGCCTTTATGAACAAACATCTATATAAGAGCTCGCCTCTGCAGAATTCACTCCAAaacatgtttattcattttactgattcattaaaataaaaataaaaacattaattctacagcaaattatattttacaaacaaatcagATAGCTTTGATCattgcttattaaaataatttgaattcctttgcaaacattattacaatgtGATTTCAGAAAcctacatttattaaacaaaatgttttgatttttaaacaaaagttttttttggatAGTCGTTCAAAGTTATGGatatgaatttaataataaaactacatttctcTATTATTTCTCTCAACCtacttcattttattaaaaggaaaaataaaaataagactctTCCAGGTCTTACTGTTGGGGTCTTTCTATCCAAGgacaaaaataatcaataaccATTATATTAGGAATATtttaaccaaaagaaaaaaatatgccaAGTAAGGCAATGGTAAAATGGAATCTGGAAATGGAAAATGgattatataaatcaatatctaattcataaaaaagtacaaaaaaaaaaaaacattcattttaaacgaTGCATAAGTATTATTCATGTAATGACTTTATCAGTAAGTTTAAAGGAAGAGTTCTCACCattatgctgtttttgtaaagaagagccggaaaccatttttttaaatttatttttcagtatacCAACTTATGTTGGTCTCAAGTGTCTTTTACAAGGATTGTGATACCGGCCTGCTGGAAAtggacaatataattaaaatgactgttttattGGGGAAATATCACGTACACAAAGCAAAATGTATGttaactttttatgttttatgtatgttGATGTTTTATGATCCTCTAACTTCAATAAAGAACCATCGTTAAGACAtctaaaaactgttaaataggATACTTGatattatagatatataatctataaaacgtcaaataaaaaattgaattgtattgttttatagaCTCATATATTTTGTACGACTTTGTACCCCCTATTGTTATCtaaaaacaaacgaacaaacaaacaaacaaataaaaaagcgTTTAAATGCGGTTTTCCCCTAAGCTGACTCCGCCCATACAGCTATGACGCGGCGTGACGTTTCCGGTAACACTACTTTAGGTATGAGATATCGGTAAGTAAACAAGTGATTATCAATGCCTAGAAGAACTGTATTTAGCATATGATTAATGCGATGGAAGCTACCGTTACATGTGTTTCGGTTTTTTTACTGCAACATCGTCAGACTATGACACATAATTCCCGTGTTTCCACACGCAGGTCCAGAAAGGTGACTTACATCAGTCAGATGTCCTATCAAAAACAAAGATGGGTCAGTCAGAGAGTGGACACATTCATGTTGCTACAAAGGACTTCAAACCGAGATCAGATCTGGTAAGTTGTTGAGCCCACTGTTTCGGTTATAGCCAGTATAAGCAAACGCTAGTTAAAATAGCATTCAATCAAATGCCAGTTAAAAAGGTCTGAATTATGCTATGAGGTAAATCATCAATCAAGCAGATGGTCATACCTTGTTAAAATGGTCAGGGGGAGGAACATGCTAGCTGATGACCAGCACAGCTAAGAACCAGCAAGCAGGAACCACAGGTGGATGAGAAAGTGATTTGTCTGTTCCTCTGTCAGTGCTCGGGTCTGCAGGTAGATGTTCCTCTAGCTGTGGTTGAGGAGATCCTCCTGAAGCTGCCCGCTCATCAGGTGGTGCGAGTCTGTCGTCTGGTGTGTCACGAGTGGAAGGAGCTGGTGGACAGTGCTGCACACTGAGAGAGCGCTGCGGAGAGAGAGGATCCAGCCGTGTGATGCTTCCAGACTGCCAGACGACTGGCGCTTGTTTTACTTCTTAACTAGGAAGCAGCGTAACTTGCTTAAGAATCCCAGAGCGGAAGGTGATTCATATGAATGTCACAATAAGTTttatatgtactgtttttgtttagtttttttattttaaagttgtacTAAATTTGTCCTGTGATGATTGAAACAACGTAACTTGCTCAAGAATCCCAAAGCGGAAGGTGAGCCCcaaaaattgaaaatgtgtaATACTTTAAACAGGCAGTACACTTTATATTCTGGATGGCATTTCCCGGAAGCGTCTAAATAGTTGAATAAAGTGCACTATTATTCCGTCTTAggcatttaaagaaatagttaaaCAAAAATCTTGGCAAAAGCGTACATGGTTCATGTACTGTTAGTTATGAATGTAGAGTGAGcgtaacaaatatttaaaatgaagagtGTTTTACAGTAGTTATGTTTATGATTGGATTATCATAGCGTGCATGCTATACTTATTTATGACGGAGACTCAAAACCTTCCCATTGTAAAGTTGAAACCTGAGCAGTATCGATCATTACATTTGGCCATAAAAAGTTAACAGCAATTTACCATGATGGCCATTGtggtcaataaaataaattaaaaaatgctggTTTTGTTATAATACACCAAGGTAATGGTCAAACACCTTTTATTGGAACACTTGAAATGAAACTCATTcagtatttaaatgattaattttaacACTATTCATTTTCCACcttatttttctataaaatgCAACGCCAGTGTCGCTCTCTCCATTTATATTATGTGCTCCTCTCTGCTGGTCTGATTAGAGGAGTTCAGGGGATGGAAGATCGTACAGAATGGCGGTGACTGCTGGAAAGTGGAAGATTTGATAGAAAACCCAAATTCTCCCAAAATCTCAAAGTACTTTGTCACCTCATACTGGTAAGTTTGATACGACCTGTTCTTCAGCTGATAAGCCAAAcctaaaatacacatatttaacCGAAGATTTAATAGCTGAGGCCTTCTTCGTCACCCTTAAACAATGTCCTCAGGTTGTGTTTAAAGCAGCAGCTGATTGATTTGAGGAAAGAAGGTTACAGCGCTGCTTTCATGGATCAGCTGCAGCCTCATATCAAAATATCAGACTGGTGAGTGTTCGCTCAGACTCTGGTTTCATGACACGGCAATCATAATAAGACAGTTTGTATAAGTTTATTTGTGAGTGTTTTGTCTGGTGCAGGTTTCGCAGCACGCTGTGATTGTGGGCGTGTATCAGATCAGTGTAGAGTTGCTCGATCAGAAGAAGAAACCCATCACTGTCTTTGAGCCTAACCCGGTTTTCTTTCCACAGTGGAACGATCAGCAGTGGTGTGAAGTGAGTAGAAGAAAATCGTCAGATAAACCTAGTGAAATGACCGTAATTCTCACCatgtatgttctttttttttaaattatttcagatGACGCATGTCTTTAAGGATTATGGACCGGGGTTCGGTTTATTCGTTTCACTCATGGAGGGAAGGATACACAGTTTTGGGCAGGCTGGTATGGGATACGGGTCACTAACAGTAGTGTGGAGATCTGTCCGGCTGAAGAGAGATAGTGATGAGTTATGAGAAAGCGCAGGGCTGCCAACTTTTGTTTTCAGCTTGGAGTGAGATTTCCGAAAACTAACTAAATATAGGCTTTTATgggagtttttattttgtgaaggcgttaaataataatgtgtttatagCCTAtagtttagtttcagttttaattagGGCTCAGCAGGGTTAAGTGTCTAAAGTGTCTAATTTAAAGTTATAATTTGGTTATGATGGTTAGATGACATGATCATGATATGTAACTGTGCTCTCTTGATCACTTTTTAGCAAAAAAACGTCAATGCACATTTGATCGAAAGCCTAGCGGAGTGATCACAAGATGCAGGCAAAAGTTTTGCATTGTTTACAGAAAggatgcttttttgtttttcttcaaggcAAAAACCTAGAATGCCTAATGATGGTTTGATTGCTTGAGCTACATGAGAGAAGTCAAATAATTTTGCCGACCAGCTAGATTTAATGTGGGGGTGGTTCGGGTCTGGTACAGAGTTAAATGTGTGTGATGCTGAAACAGTAAAGCCCCGCCCATCTTTCATTTGATTGGCCATCTAAATCATTTTGACATTCACGAGCGCTGTCTGGAGTTTTTATCACTCCAAcaacaaacacagcagaaaataaatattggaTTTGCCAgggacattttttttgcatgacaaAATGGATGCGTGGTGTGAGAGCATGAGAGTTGGCAGCCCTGGAAACGCTATTATATAACCCCAAACTTAAAAGTCTTATTAGGAAAGTTAAtatatcagtgtttttctttattgaacTCATgatcttttgtatttatttttttaactatgtataaatcaagttttaaatggtttatttttcaaaaggcCTCTTGGACCTCCTCTTATTCATCGATGACTTATTTCTCGAATGTTGTTGCACCATTTTCATGGTGCTCTTGTGCTTTGCACAGAAAatgtattctcatagcttcatatcATTAAGGTCGACCCATCCATGATGTAACTGATGGactgttttaatgatgtccttactacctttctgtgCCTTGAACAGTCAGTTGCGCTGCTGTCTGTAGACTGTCAAatgctctcagatttcatcaaaaacgcCTTCATTTTTGTTCCAAAGGTTAACGAAGGTCTTGCAGGTTTGAAATGAGATGTGGGCttgtaattaacttttttgattGAGCTATCCCAGTcgttaaagctttaaaaagaagGGCGTTTCAGACATGTTCCCCTAACATGAATTTATCTCATCAACTGCATATAACTGCTTCTCTTTGAAAGGATTGCTTAAAACTGAAGTATTAGGGGAGTGAGTTAAAATGTAGCAGTGGAAAGGGCTGATCTTATACATCTGACGTTAGAGaaataacataagaaaaaaaatattttttccacctAGTGTAAAAAGTCATTTGGTATATACTTTGTACATATAACCACATCTATAACCATATAACCACATCACTTATACAGtttctgtataaatatttttcatccttttattcaaaatacaagTCTCTCATATACTCTGGTGATTCAACTTGACATAAAACAGCATGTGAGACGAGACACTCATATGGCTCTGTAAAGTCTTCTAAATTAAGCTTTTGACAGACATTGGCACACAAACGAAAGTATTTACTTCAAAATCTCCTTCATTGTTAGACAAATAAGAACTGGCACATCTTACCCCACTCTACCCTACCATAGCTGAATATCTTCGTTGTGAAGCATCGTTAAAGTCTTAAAGGCAAAATTTGCACACATATCATCTGACTATGTGATATGAGTACCGAGGTAAatgatgtggaaagcacctgtCAAGTAAAAGCTACTGTTACTTTCCTGATTAAAAAcctgtacaaaaataaaacaatcctATTGGTTTACACCCAGATTTGTCCAGTTCATAAAAGCACACATCCGCATGTCTTCTGGGATCCCGGGGGCTCCAGAGCTGCTAATATCGCCTCGTCAAACACGTTCTTGAGTCCTTTCTGTAATAAAGGGGAGAAAAATGAATCGCTTCGTTACAAATGTAGACAAATGTAAAACTTGGCTTTATAAACCAAACCCACCTGCGTTAGAGCAGAGCATTCAACATAGTTGACTGCCTTTAAGTCTCTGGCTAGTTTTTCAGCTGTCTCTGGTTTGAttggcttttgtttgtttttgcaagcCTTGCAATAGTTACAGGATCATCTCGAAGGTCGATTTGAGTCCCAACCAGCAGAAAGGGGGTTTTCGGAGAGTGATAAGTTATCTCAGGCACCCACTGCATTACAAATGAACTGTTGTTAGCAACAAACACATTACTTCGCATGACTGACAGATCACTGAAAGACTCaccttttcttttacattttcaaaagaggACAGAGAAACTACAGAGAAACAAACTAGAAAGACGTCTGTTTGGGGATAGTATAAGGGTCGTAATTGATCCTGACctacaaaatattgaatatttagaTTTGTCAGGATCAGTTTTTGTGCACCGCTGTTGTTGAGACACTGTTAAGATGATTTGACAATGCTTTAGGAATATTGTTATTACCATACCCGCAGCATCAAATAATCTAATGGTGTATGGTTCACCATCAAACGTTACAGTCGCAGCTTGGTTATCAAACACctaagagaaagaaagaagaaagaaaagaagaagaaccaCAACAAAGCAACTGAACTGACAACACTAAAGATTTCTGGGATAACTGTTTAGCAGTTATCTCTGATAATAAGTACATAggttgtatttttcttttgagccagtcaagataaaaaaaaaaaacaaaaacaaagagagcAATGGTTTTGTatgcataaatttaaaaatcctTACTGTTGGTTCTGATGGGAATTTGTTCGTAAAAGAAACCAAAAGGCAGGTTTACCACGGCTCCATCTCCAACTACCACACATTTAATTGTGGACATTGCTGTCATCACAAGTTGTTTTCCAGCATCTGGTATCAAGGTAtctgtaattattaataaagactATTCAGTTTTTAGTGGGGATTAGGCAgcatacatgcaaaaaaaaaaaaaaatctaagggACATATATTTACTCAAGGGTCAAAGGCTGAATCTCCCTTTATTTATGTTTAGATGCTGATTTTATGAGAATGTGCACTTTTGTGATGACCCCCTCAACAAACCACTTAGTAATAATGATTCCACAATGCCATGATGTTATCAAATACTTACCACCcgtttttattctaaaataaggTGTTAATTTAAACCTTCTGTAACGTTTTATTTATGGCGATGGGTCAATATTTCAACCCACGTTACggaatgaaatataaacaaaagtaTGATTTCTAAATGCAATGCCTTCATATGAGCTCTTAAAGCATGGCGCAGAACATACGAGTGTTTAGATTGTGTTGACTGACCGAAATTTGACATTATGATAGATACCTAGTTTCTTAACAGCCTGACGAAACATGTTTAAACGGATAAACTGTCTACTATGTCAACGGCTCGCAAACACAGTTACTTTTCTTACGGTTAACTTTTACTCCAAACATTGTAAACTTGGAATTAACTATTTACAACGGGTAAGAATTTGCCATGGCTGTTGCAGTCCGGCGTCTCTCCAGAACACGCTTCTACCAaccacatttcaaaataaaagtccgcATTCTACTTTCATTTAAAGTCCCAGTAAAGGCCCAAATACCCTcggaaattaaatttttgttattgaaaataaaaaccaaattattattattattattattatatggtaaaacaaacaaacaaacaaacattccaTAGTGAACgtcatttttattctcttctctGAAATTTGATACActtcacttattttaaataagcattaaaCTATCCAGCAAACttaaatccaaaaaaataactaaaacaactgaattaatgAAAATTCTTCAGTCACTGTTtaacattcttaaatcaaaacaaagctAAAGAGGATTATTTATCTTGGCACttcacatttacaaatgaaaactgACAAGCCGTCGTGTCCCTGAGTCCTTTTACTCAAAGAAAAAGTtacaaaatgcacaataaagtTCAGTTAATTTCAAGAGGACCTAGTCACAAGCAAAGTAATCCTTCAGAGGTGCTAGAAGGTGTCTGATGACAGGAACGCTCCAGGACTTCCCCAATACTCTTTGCCTCTGCATACGCCCCAAATTTTTCACATCTGTGTAATGTTTCGGAAATCCAAATATTCTGACAAAGACAAGTGTGAGAGTCAGCAAAAATCAATAGAATTCAGAGTGAATTTTGATAAGacctaaaactgaaataacagaaaaagtTACTTCTCCACTTCAGTGATCCACAGACTATC includes these proteins:
- the cdc42l2 gene encoding LOW QUALITY PROTEIN: cell division cycle 42 like 2 (The sequence of the model RefSeq protein was modified relative to this genomic sequence to represent the inferred CDS: inserted 3 bases in 2 codons) gives rise to the protein MFRQAVKKLDTLIPDAGKQLVMTAMSTIKCVVVGDGAVVXTCLLVSFTNKFPSEPTVFDNQAATVTFDGEPYTIRLFDAAGQDQLRPLYYPQTDVFLVCFSVVSLSSFENVKEKWVPEITYHSPKTPFLLVGTQIDLRDDPVTIARLXKNKQKPIKPETAEKLARDLKAVNYVECSALTQKGLKNVFDEAILAALEPPGSQKTCGCVLL